Proteins from a genomic interval of Denticeps clupeoides chromosome 20, fDenClu1.1, whole genome shotgun sequence:
- the dennd3a gene encoding DENN domain-containing protein 3 isoform X2, translating into MADAIPSGLLEACVVVGVSSDKLKELQQAYHQDRGIKLPLLDAEVLQAHAPPFVKKENAGDAPNHTLAFSRLQRRRSYMKKREKPAEPAQDAAKSNGASQPPAENLSVPKDIDLVALPQLCFPAGLQIYRDCREDSYHFLVFTDVCGNRTYGVVVQYHRPIQSSKDVLSQHNNHSTSLRLYTTYGICVISKYPYYSALRDCLSCLLIQLKTCRLMEFEERVNEFSAKLALVPVPPPGQLHVEFSLRPLQIVLPSREDKDRPAVDLDLHLPFLCFRPRELLEVVTCILMEQRMVFCSTDWARLTLVAECLMLYIHPLQWQHPFVPILSRQMLDFVMAPTSFLMGCHIHHIEEIVSEMDDVILINIDEGILIPLSEESADLPSTPCAARDCFIKRAEGLQIHYDLEVCHLGTGTDVNVLRAKRRDWQRRLNTEIQRITLELIVNIFGEVLDHLNYEHRVFNSEEFLRSREITDQKFYQKVLDTHIFHSFLRDRLNGKMDAFTRMELSTRSETHKTRSMADYPRRPTMHEMALKCTSPETRLSKKLGMSLPNLSEHAPIDRTRQTSFKKVRSESGLHVLEKPIKTFKLPELPPPLSYHYVQNYYSDLINQLGRVMVLMGPSDSSLMARYHYLRGFVSFVAGKRLDALGDFQNLYKTDTDIFPVELVTALVDSLDKEERAQADQRPELIRLLSRVKREHERERARPPEYGTIKKFRLPKTHMQLEDFVRSVQESGIVKDLSTIHRLFDALTVGQQKQVDPDVFRYFYTIWKETEAEAQDVDLPVAVLKHMEHNECVYKLSSSVKTNYGVGKIAMTQRRLFLLTEGRAGYVEITKFRDIEDVRISSAALLLLRIPSLKIKSSLKKEVFEANLKSECDLWNLMVKEMWAGRKMADEHKDPQYMQQALTNALLMDAVVGCLQSQKAIFAASKLAYFDRMKLEVPMMVTKTTSETLKHKINPSLDLTSQQAVDVLLYTPGQLGVADADGGGNPKLWCARSDGKVLVFDAASWSMQQNAVQVGMSRVNCMLGVNQQQLWIGSQDSVIYIINPCSMACNKQLTEHRSEVTGLALEERSDKFSLLVAYSCSAEGTVIVWDVSTLQVRKNFSLSCGRLQSLQLHKGTLWCCARDCIMGVRRNGTVQHKIPINSHLHSGLLTFSCCLLLDEKEQLWSGSADSGQLCVWRCGDLSGTFQKIQLPDCTGVLCMIKVKDQIWVGGHGCSSGMSRGKIYVVDAERHSVEKELVAHTDSVQTLSSAEDRYVLSGSAGQDGKIAIWKVE; encoded by the exons ATGGCGGACGCCATTCCTTCAGGTCTTCTGGAGGCTTGTGTGGTTGTGGGAGTATCCAGTGATAAGCTGAAGGAGCTACAACAG GCTTACCATCAAGACCGGGGCATTAAACTCCCACTGCTGGATGCAGAAGTTCTTCAGGCGCACGCACCGCCGTTCGTGAAGAAGGAGAACGCGGGCGATGCCCCCAACCACACGCTGGCCTTCAGCCGTCTGCAGAGGAGGCGCTCCTACATGAAGAAGAGGGAGAAACCTGCTGAGCCCGCCCAGGACGCAGCTAAAAGCAACGGAGCATCGCAGCCTCCCGCTGAGAACCTCAGCGTCCCCAAGGACATTGACCTCGTCGCCCTGCCCCAGCTCTGTTTTCCGg ctGGTCTTCAAATATACAGGGACTGCAGAGAAGACTCGTACCACTTCCTGGTGTTTACTGATGTGTGTGGCAACCGGACATATGGTGTGGTGGTGCAGTACCATAGACCCATCCAG TCTTCCAAGGATGTGCTGAGTCAGCACAACAACCATTCGACGTCCCTGCGTTTGTACACAACATATGGAATCTGCGTCATTTCCAAGTATCCTTACTACAGCGCCCTGAGGGACTGCCTGTCTTG TCTTCTAATCCAGCTCAAGACCTGCCGGCTGATGGAGTTTGAGGAGCGAGTGAATGAGTTCTCTGCCAAACTTGCACTGGTACCCGTCCCTCCTCCTGGGCAGCTGCATGTG GAATTTTCCCTCAGGCCTCTGCAGATTGTGCTTCCCTCTCGAGAGGATAAGGATCGGCCCGCTGTTGACCTGGACCTCCATTTGCCCTTCCTGTGCTTCAGACCTCGCGAGCTCCTTGAG GTTGTTACCTGCATTTTGATGGAGCAGCGGATGGTGTTTTGCTCCACTGACTGGGCGAGGCTCACGCTAGTAGCCGAGTGCTTGATGCTCTACATCCACCCACTCCAGTGGCAGCACCCTTTCGTGCCTATCCTTTCCCGGCAGATGCTGGACTTCGTCATGGCGCCCACCTCCTTTCTCATGGGCTGCCACATTCATCACATTGAGGAGATTGTTTCG GAAATGGATGACGTGATCCTCATTAACATTGACGAGGGAATACTGATACCGCTGTCTGAAGAAAGCGCTGACCTACCAAGCACTCCTTGTGCTGCACGAGACTGCTTCATAAAGCG GGCCGAGGGACTGCAGATACACTACGACCTGGAGGTGTGTCACCTGGGCACTGGCACAGACGTGAACGTCCTCAGAGCAAAGAGGAGAGACTGGCAGCGCAGGCTGAACACGGAGATCCAGAGGATCACCCTGGAGTTAATTGTCAACATATTTGG GGAGGTCCTTGATCACCTCAACTATGAACACAGAGTATTCAACAGCGAAGAGTTCCTGAGATCCAGAGAGATAACGGATCAGAAGTTCTACCAGAAG GTGTTAGACACCCACATTTTCCATTCCTTTTTGCGGGATCGGCTGAATGGGAAAATGGACGCTTTCACCCGCATGGAGCTGAGCACTCGATCCGAAACTCACAA GACTAGGTCAATGGCCGACTATCCACGCCGGCCCACCATGCATGAGATGGCGCTCAAGTGCACTAGCCCAGAAACCCGTCTGAGCAAGAAGCTGGGGATGAGTTTGCCCAACCTTTCCGAACACGCACCAATCGACAGGACCAGGCAAACGTCCTTCAAGAAAGTACGCTCGGAGAGCG GTCTACATGTTCTTGAGAAACCTATTAAAACCTTCAAGCTTCCAGAGCTCCCTCCGCCGCTGTCTTACCACTACGTTCAGAACTACTACTCCGACCTGATTAACCAGCTAGGCAGGGTCATGGTCTTGATGGGCCCCAGTGACTCCTCCCTGATGGCCCGCTACCACTACCTCCGGGGCTTCGTGAGCTTTGTTGCAGGCAAACGTCTAGATGCTTTAGGGGACTTCCAGAATCTGTACAAGACCGACACGGACATTTTCCCCGTCGAGCTGGTGACCGCTCTGGTGGACTCACTGGACAAGGAGGAAAGGGCACAGGCCGACCAGAGGCCAGAGCTCATACGTCTACTCAGCAGGGTAAAACGGGAGCATGAGCGGGAACGGGCCCGTCCCCCGGAATACGGGACCATCAAGAAGTTCAGGCTGCCCAAGACGCATATGCAGCTGGAAGACTTTGTGCGGAGCGTGCAGGAGTCGGGTATTGTGAAGGACCTGAGCACCATCCACAGGCTGTTTGATGCACTAACTGTGG GTCAGCAAAAGCAAGTGGACCCTGATGTCTTTCGCTATTTTTACACCATCTGGAAGGAGACTGAGGCCGAGGCGCAGGACGTGGACCTGCCCGTCGCTGTCCTCAAACACATGGAGCATAACGAGTGTGTCTATAAGCTCTCCTCGTCTGTGAAAACCAACTACGGCGTTGGAAAGATCGCAATGACCCAGCGGAGACTCTTTCTGCTGACTGAGGGGCGGGCAGGCTATGTAGAGATCACCAAATTCAGAGACATCGAG GATGTGAGGATATCCTCTGCAGCTCTGCTCCTCCTGAGGATCCCCTCTCTGAAGATCAAGAGCTCTTTGAAAAAAGAGGTGTTTGAGGCTAACCTGAAATCCGAGTGTGACCTCTGGAACCTCATGGTGAAAGAGATGTGGGCTGGAAGGAAGATGGCTGATGAACACAAG GACCCCCAGTATATGCAGCAGGCTCTGACCAATGCTCTCCTCATGGATGCTGTGGTGGGCTGTCTGCAGTCACAGAAGGCCATCTTCGCCGCTTCCAAACTGGCCTACTTTGACAGGATGAAGTTGGAAG TGCCAATGATGGTCACCAAGACGACGTCAGAAACCCTGAAGCACAAGATCAACCCGTCTCTGGACCTGACGTCCCAGCAGGCTGTGGACGTGTTACTCTATACTCCAG GACAGTTGGGTGTGGCGGACGCTGACGGCGGTGGGAATCCCAAGCTGTGGTGCGCACGGAGTGATGGGAAGGTGCTGGTGTTCGATGCGGCCAGCTGGTCCATGCAGCAGAATGCGGTTCAAGTGGGCATGTCCCGAGTG AACTGCATGCTGGGAGTTAACCAGCAGCAGCTGTGGATCGGCTCGCAGGACTCGGTGATCTACATCATCAACCCCTGCAGCATGGCGTGCAACAAGCAGCTGACCGAGCACCGGAGCGAAGTGACCGGCCTGGCGCTGGAGGAGAGGAGTGACAAATTCAG CTTGCTGGTGGCGTACTCCTGCAGCGCCGAGGGCACGGTGATAGTGTGGGACGTCTCCACGCTGCAAGTGAGGAAGAACTTCAGTCTGTCCTGCGGCCGCCTGCAGTCTCTCCAGCTGCACAAGGGAACTCTGTGGTGCT GTGCACGTGACTGTATAATGGGGGTGAGGCGTAACGGGACGGTCCAGCACAAAATACCCATCAATAGTCATCTCCACAGCGGACTCCTCaccttcagctgctgcctcctcTTGGATGAG AAGGAGCAGCTGTGGAGCGGCAGTGCCGACAGCGGGCAGCTGTGCGTGTGGCGCTGCGGCGACCTCAGCGGAACCTTCCAGAAGATCCAGCTGCCCGACTGCACCGGCGTCCTCTGCATGATCAAGGTCAAGGACCAG ATCTGGGTAGGTGGCCATGGGTGCAGCTCGGGAATGTCCCGCGGGAAGATCTACGTGGTGGACGCGGAGCGGCACTCCGTCGAGAAGGAGCTGGTGGCGCACACCGACTCGGTGCAGACGCTCAGCTCTGCTGAGGACCGCTACGTGCTAAGTGGCTCGGCAGGGCAAGATGGGAAGATCGCCATCTGGAAGGTGGAGTAG
- the dennd3a gene encoding DENN domain-containing protein 3 isoform X1: protein MADAIPSGLLEACVVVGVSSDKLKELQQAYHQDRGIKLPLLDAEVLQAHAPPFVKKENAGDAPNHTLAFSRLQRRRSYMKKREKPAEPAQDAAKSNGASQPPAENLSVPKDIDLVALPQLCFPAGLQIYRDCREDSYHFLVFTDVCGNRTYGVVVQYHRPIQSSKDVLSQHNNHSTSLRLYTTYGICVISKYPYYSALRDCLSCLLIQLKTCRLMEFEERVNEFSAKLALVPVPPPGQLHVEFSLRPLQIVLPSREDKDRPAVDLDLHLPFLCFRPRELLEVVTCILMEQRMVFCSTDWARLTLVAECLMLYIHPLQWQHPFVPILSRQMLDFVMAPTSFLMGCHIHHIEEIVSEMDDVILINIDEGILIPLSEESADLPSTPCAARDCFIKRAEGLQIHYDLEVCHLGTGTDVNVLRAKRRDWQRRLNTEIQRITLELIVNIFGEVLDHLNYEHRVFNSEEFLRSREITDQKFYQKVLDTHIFHSFLRDRLNGKMDAFTRMELSTRSETHKTRSMADYPRRPTMHEMALKCTSPETRLSKKLGMSLPNLSEHAPIDRTRQTSFKKVRSESGLHVLEKPIKTFKLPELPPPLSYHYVQNYYSDLINQLGRVMVLMGPSDSSLMARYHYLRGFVSFVAGKRLDALGDFQNLYKTDTDIFPVELVTALVDSLDKEERAQADQRPELIRLLSRVKREHERERARPPEYGTIKKFRLPKTHMQLEDFVRSVQESGIVKDLSTIHRLFDALTVETCKGAFGVDSALKAPCQSVFYLDSCLDGQQKQVDPDVFRYFYTIWKETEAEAQDVDLPVAVLKHMEHNECVYKLSSSVKTNYGVGKIAMTQRRLFLLTEGRAGYVEITKFRDIEDVRISSAALLLLRIPSLKIKSSLKKEVFEANLKSECDLWNLMVKEMWAGRKMADEHKDPQYMQQALTNALLMDAVVGCLQSQKAIFAASKLAYFDRMKLEVPMMVTKTTSETLKHKINPSLDLTSQQAVDVLLYTPGQLGVADADGGGNPKLWCARSDGKVLVFDAASWSMQQNAVQVGMSRVNCMLGVNQQQLWIGSQDSVIYIINPCSMACNKQLTEHRSEVTGLALEERSDKFSLLVAYSCSAEGTVIVWDVSTLQVRKNFSLSCGRLQSLQLHKGTLWCCARDCIMGVRRNGTVQHKIPINSHLHSGLLTFSCCLLLDEKEQLWSGSADSGQLCVWRCGDLSGTFQKIQLPDCTGVLCMIKVKDQIWVGGHGCSSGMSRGKIYVVDAERHSVEKELVAHTDSVQTLSSAEDRYVLSGSAGQDGKIAIWKVE from the exons ATGGCGGACGCCATTCCTTCAGGTCTTCTGGAGGCTTGTGTGGTTGTGGGAGTATCCAGTGATAAGCTGAAGGAGCTACAACAG GCTTACCATCAAGACCGGGGCATTAAACTCCCACTGCTGGATGCAGAAGTTCTTCAGGCGCACGCACCGCCGTTCGTGAAGAAGGAGAACGCGGGCGATGCCCCCAACCACACGCTGGCCTTCAGCCGTCTGCAGAGGAGGCGCTCCTACATGAAGAAGAGGGAGAAACCTGCTGAGCCCGCCCAGGACGCAGCTAAAAGCAACGGAGCATCGCAGCCTCCCGCTGAGAACCTCAGCGTCCCCAAGGACATTGACCTCGTCGCCCTGCCCCAGCTCTGTTTTCCGg ctGGTCTTCAAATATACAGGGACTGCAGAGAAGACTCGTACCACTTCCTGGTGTTTACTGATGTGTGTGGCAACCGGACATATGGTGTGGTGGTGCAGTACCATAGACCCATCCAG TCTTCCAAGGATGTGCTGAGTCAGCACAACAACCATTCGACGTCCCTGCGTTTGTACACAACATATGGAATCTGCGTCATTTCCAAGTATCCTTACTACAGCGCCCTGAGGGACTGCCTGTCTTG TCTTCTAATCCAGCTCAAGACCTGCCGGCTGATGGAGTTTGAGGAGCGAGTGAATGAGTTCTCTGCCAAACTTGCACTGGTACCCGTCCCTCCTCCTGGGCAGCTGCATGTG GAATTTTCCCTCAGGCCTCTGCAGATTGTGCTTCCCTCTCGAGAGGATAAGGATCGGCCCGCTGTTGACCTGGACCTCCATTTGCCCTTCCTGTGCTTCAGACCTCGCGAGCTCCTTGAG GTTGTTACCTGCATTTTGATGGAGCAGCGGATGGTGTTTTGCTCCACTGACTGGGCGAGGCTCACGCTAGTAGCCGAGTGCTTGATGCTCTACATCCACCCACTCCAGTGGCAGCACCCTTTCGTGCCTATCCTTTCCCGGCAGATGCTGGACTTCGTCATGGCGCCCACCTCCTTTCTCATGGGCTGCCACATTCATCACATTGAGGAGATTGTTTCG GAAATGGATGACGTGATCCTCATTAACATTGACGAGGGAATACTGATACCGCTGTCTGAAGAAAGCGCTGACCTACCAAGCACTCCTTGTGCTGCACGAGACTGCTTCATAAAGCG GGCCGAGGGACTGCAGATACACTACGACCTGGAGGTGTGTCACCTGGGCACTGGCACAGACGTGAACGTCCTCAGAGCAAAGAGGAGAGACTGGCAGCGCAGGCTGAACACGGAGATCCAGAGGATCACCCTGGAGTTAATTGTCAACATATTTGG GGAGGTCCTTGATCACCTCAACTATGAACACAGAGTATTCAACAGCGAAGAGTTCCTGAGATCCAGAGAGATAACGGATCAGAAGTTCTACCAGAAG GTGTTAGACACCCACATTTTCCATTCCTTTTTGCGGGATCGGCTGAATGGGAAAATGGACGCTTTCACCCGCATGGAGCTGAGCACTCGATCCGAAACTCACAA GACTAGGTCAATGGCCGACTATCCACGCCGGCCCACCATGCATGAGATGGCGCTCAAGTGCACTAGCCCAGAAACCCGTCTGAGCAAGAAGCTGGGGATGAGTTTGCCCAACCTTTCCGAACACGCACCAATCGACAGGACCAGGCAAACGTCCTTCAAGAAAGTACGCTCGGAGAGCG GTCTACATGTTCTTGAGAAACCTATTAAAACCTTCAAGCTTCCAGAGCTCCCTCCGCCGCTGTCTTACCACTACGTTCAGAACTACTACTCCGACCTGATTAACCAGCTAGGCAGGGTCATGGTCTTGATGGGCCCCAGTGACTCCTCCCTGATGGCCCGCTACCACTACCTCCGGGGCTTCGTGAGCTTTGTTGCAGGCAAACGTCTAGATGCTTTAGGGGACTTCCAGAATCTGTACAAGACCGACACGGACATTTTCCCCGTCGAGCTGGTGACCGCTCTGGTGGACTCACTGGACAAGGAGGAAAGGGCACAGGCCGACCAGAGGCCAGAGCTCATACGTCTACTCAGCAGGGTAAAACGGGAGCATGAGCGGGAACGGGCCCGTCCCCCGGAATACGGGACCATCAAGAAGTTCAGGCTGCCCAAGACGCATATGCAGCTGGAAGACTTTGTGCGGAGCGTGCAGGAGTCGGGTATTGTGAAGGACCTGAGCACCATCCACAGGCTGTTTGATGCACTAACTGTGG AAACTTGTAAGGGTGCATTTGGTGTGGACTCTGCGCTGAAGGCTCCCTGCCAATCTGTATTTTACCTTGATTCCTGTCTGGATG GTCAGCAAAAGCAAGTGGACCCTGATGTCTTTCGCTATTTTTACACCATCTGGAAGGAGACTGAGGCCGAGGCGCAGGACGTGGACCTGCCCGTCGCTGTCCTCAAACACATGGAGCATAACGAGTGTGTCTATAAGCTCTCCTCGTCTGTGAAAACCAACTACGGCGTTGGAAAGATCGCAATGACCCAGCGGAGACTCTTTCTGCTGACTGAGGGGCGGGCAGGCTATGTAGAGATCACCAAATTCAGAGACATCGAG GATGTGAGGATATCCTCTGCAGCTCTGCTCCTCCTGAGGATCCCCTCTCTGAAGATCAAGAGCTCTTTGAAAAAAGAGGTGTTTGAGGCTAACCTGAAATCCGAGTGTGACCTCTGGAACCTCATGGTGAAAGAGATGTGGGCTGGAAGGAAGATGGCTGATGAACACAAG GACCCCCAGTATATGCAGCAGGCTCTGACCAATGCTCTCCTCATGGATGCTGTGGTGGGCTGTCTGCAGTCACAGAAGGCCATCTTCGCCGCTTCCAAACTGGCCTACTTTGACAGGATGAAGTTGGAAG TGCCAATGATGGTCACCAAGACGACGTCAGAAACCCTGAAGCACAAGATCAACCCGTCTCTGGACCTGACGTCCCAGCAGGCTGTGGACGTGTTACTCTATACTCCAG GACAGTTGGGTGTGGCGGACGCTGACGGCGGTGGGAATCCCAAGCTGTGGTGCGCACGGAGTGATGGGAAGGTGCTGGTGTTCGATGCGGCCAGCTGGTCCATGCAGCAGAATGCGGTTCAAGTGGGCATGTCCCGAGTG AACTGCATGCTGGGAGTTAACCAGCAGCAGCTGTGGATCGGCTCGCAGGACTCGGTGATCTACATCATCAACCCCTGCAGCATGGCGTGCAACAAGCAGCTGACCGAGCACCGGAGCGAAGTGACCGGCCTGGCGCTGGAGGAGAGGAGTGACAAATTCAG CTTGCTGGTGGCGTACTCCTGCAGCGCCGAGGGCACGGTGATAGTGTGGGACGTCTCCACGCTGCAAGTGAGGAAGAACTTCAGTCTGTCCTGCGGCCGCCTGCAGTCTCTCCAGCTGCACAAGGGAACTCTGTGGTGCT GTGCACGTGACTGTATAATGGGGGTGAGGCGTAACGGGACGGTCCAGCACAAAATACCCATCAATAGTCATCTCCACAGCGGACTCCTCaccttcagctgctgcctcctcTTGGATGAG AAGGAGCAGCTGTGGAGCGGCAGTGCCGACAGCGGGCAGCTGTGCGTGTGGCGCTGCGGCGACCTCAGCGGAACCTTCCAGAAGATCCAGCTGCCCGACTGCACCGGCGTCCTCTGCATGATCAAGGTCAAGGACCAG ATCTGGGTAGGTGGCCATGGGTGCAGCTCGGGAATGTCCCGCGGGAAGATCTACGTGGTGGACGCGGAGCGGCACTCCGTCGAGAAGGAGCTGGTGGCGCACACCGACTCGGTGCAGACGCTCAGCTCTGCTGAGGACCGCTACGTGCTAAGTGGCTCGGCAGGGCAAGATGGGAAGATCGCCATCTGGAAGGTGGAGTAG